ACATAAATCGGACCCCTTTCATATTCACTAACATTTAGTGATAACCCATGTGTCACTTCCATGCTACTATTTTTAAAACAGAAATTCCAAGGAAAAAGTAAGCGCTTTAACGTCATTATATCGACTTTCTTAAAGAAGTTTCAATGCAATCCTATGTTTTATTTTATAGTTTTTTTCTTCAAAACTTTCAACAAATCATCTCGCTTATATTACAATTCAATGATATTTAACAGCTACTAATTTATTTCCATTCCATAAATGGTTATAATGTACTTTAGATTCTATGACTTGATATTCGTCCAACAGACATTAGCAATACGAACTTTAACTGGACCACCTCATGCATACGAACATTAATAGTGATTGTTTAATATGGAGGATTAATTATGAATCGAACGCGTATCTCTGGCTTTCAGTGGGCATTGACGATTTTTGTGTTTTTTATCTTATCCTATGCAACGCCTATCATATTACAGGATTTTCAAAAAGCGTCGGGATTCAAATCATTTGTATTTTCTTTAAATTCATTGGGCCCATTTATCGCAGCAGTATTATGTATATTAATATTTAAAAATAAAAAAGAACAAGTCGCTGGTTTAAAACTTACAATCAATTTAAAAGTGATTGAGCGATTGTTGATTGCATTTACGTTACCACTCGTTATATTTATGATTGGCATGTATAGTTTCAACACATATGCCGACAGTTTTATTTTATTACAGTCTAAAGATTTATCTGAAACGATTTGGACGATTTTAATAGGTCATCTTCTCATGGCTTTTTTTATTGAATTTGGCTTTCGTTCTTATCTTTTGAACATGGTTGAAACTAAATTACCGCACTTTTTCTCAAATATTGTCGTGAGTGTGTTGTATTTAGTTTGGGATGTCAATACAGCTTTTGGTATGCCTTACACGATGTACAGCGCTATTTATGTTTTTGCATTTTCGATGATTGCTGGTGAACTCGTGCGTGGTACAGGCGGACGTTCGATATACGTGGCAACATTGTTTCATGCAAGTATGACGTTCGCAAAGGTGTTTTTTTTCAGTGAAGAAATTGGGGATGTTTTCTCCATAAAAGTATTGGCTTATTCAACAGCAAGTGTCGCAACGGTAGTGGTTGTATTAGGACTCATCATGCGCATATTCTCTCCTCGCAAAAAAGGGGAAGACGATGATACACCCATCTTAATGGATACGACGACAGAAGATGAAAAAGAAGAAACTGAGCAAAAAGTTGAAACAACACCAACAAAAGAAGAAAAATAGATTTTTGAAGAACACCTCTTGATAGGGGTGTTTTTTGTTTTGGGAGCTGTACAGAAATCTCCTGTGCAACAAAGATTTCG
Above is a genomic segment from Staphylococcus delphini containing:
- a CDS encoding type II CAAX prenyl endopeptidase Rce1 family protein; protein product: MNRTRISGFQWALTIFVFFILSYATPIILQDFQKASGFKSFVFSLNSLGPFIAAVLCILIFKNKKEQVAGLKLTINLKVIERLLIAFTLPLVIFMIGMYSFNTYADSFILLQSKDLSETIWTILIGHLLMAFFIEFGFRSYLLNMVETKLPHFFSNIVVSVLYLVWDVNTAFGMPYTMYSAIYVFAFSMIAGELVRGTGGRSIYVATLFHASMTFAKVFFFSEEIGDVFSIKVLAYSTASVATVVVVLGLIMRIFSPRKKGEDDDTPILMDTTTEDEKEETEQKVETTPTKEEK